One part of the Suncus etruscus isolate mSunEtr1 chromosome 2, mSunEtr1.pri.cur, whole genome shotgun sequence genome encodes these proteins:
- the MAPK8IP3 gene encoding C-Jun-amino-terminal kinase-interacting protein 3 isoform X5, whose amino-acid sequence MSESGQSSAAATPSTTGTKSNTPTSSVPSAAATPLHESLQPLENLGAGPQHGQRAREKCNSRNMEVQVTQEMRNVSIGMGSSDEWSDVQDVTDSTPELDMGREPRLDRMGNSPTQGIVNKAFGINTDSLYHELSTAGSEVIGDVDEGADLMKQVTLGPLLSGMGKEVGNLLLENSQLLETKNALNVVKNDLIAKVDQLSGEQEALKGDLEAAKQTKLRLETRIKDLEEELRRVKSEAIIARREPREEVEDVSGPLCTELDKIPMAQRRRFTRVEMARVLMERNQYKERLMELQEAVRWTEMIRASREHPSVQEKKKSTIWQFFSRLFSSSSSPPPAKRSYPSMNIHYKSPTTAGFSQRRSHVMCQIPGSRPLEFFPDDDCTSTARREQKREQYRQVREHVRNDDGRLQACGWSLPAKYKQLSPNGGQEDTRMKNVPVPVYCRPLVEKDPTMKLWCAAGVNLSGWKPVEEDPGSVVKPMPGRDPLTCDREVEGEPKSNHTSPEKKAKEPPEADATSSRVWVLTSTLTTSKVVIVDANQPGTVVDQFTVCNAHVLCVCSIPAASDGDYPPGEIFLDGDINPEGSSTDGVLAGITLVGCATRCNAPHSSCSSRGGTPVLDKGEGEVAAVANGKVNPSQSTEEATEATEVPDSGPNKPEVAAVRPGPLTEHVFTDPAPSPTPSTQPGSESAQEAEASEGQPEPNTDLTGASSAAPTMWLGAQNGWLYVHSAVANWKKCLHSIKLKDSVLSLVHVKGRVLVALADGTLAIFHRGEDGQWDLSNYHLLDLGHPHHSIRCMAVVHDRVWCGYKNKVHVVQPKTMQIEKSFDAHPRRESQVRQLAWIGDGVWVSIRLDSTLRLYHAHTHQHLQDVDIEPYVSKMLGTGKLGFSFVRITALLIAGNRLWVGTGNGVVISIPLTETVVLHRGQLLGLRANKTSPTSGEGARPGGVIHVYGEDSNDKMASTFIPYCSMAQAQLCFHGHRDAVKFFVSVPGNVLATLNGSVLDSPSENPGPAAAEAEGQRMKNALVLSGGEGYIDFRIGDGEDDETEESAGAVGQVKHMLSKAERSHVIVWQVTYSPE is encoded by the exons GTATGGGCAGCAGTGATGAGTGGTCTGATGTCCAGGACGTCACCGACTCTACCCCGGAGCTGGACATGGGCCGGGAGCCCCGCCTGGACCGCATGGGCAACAG CCCCACCCAGGGTATCGTGAACAAGGCCTTCGGCATCAACACTGACTCCCTCTACCACGAGCTGTCCACCGCAGGCTCCGAGGTTATCGGGGATGTGGACGAAGGAGCTGACCTG ATGAAGCAGGTCACACTGGGACCTTTACTTTCAGGGATGGGCAAGGAAGTGGGGAACCTGCTGCTGGAGAACTCCCAGCTCCTCGAAACCAA AAATGCTCTGAACGTGGTGAAAAACGACCTGATTGCCAAAGTGGACCAGCTGTCGGGGGAGCAGGAGGCGCTGAAGGGAGATCTGGAAGCTGCCAAGCAGACCAAACTCAGGCTAGAGACCCGCATCAAGGACCTGGAGGAGGAGCTGAGGCG GGTCAAGTCTGAGGCCATCATTGCCCGCCGAGAGCCCAGAGAAGAGGTGGAGGACGTCAGCGGCCCCCTCTGCACAGAACTG GACAAGATCCCCATGGCCCAGCGGCGCCGCTTCACCCGAGTGGAGATGGCCCGTGTGTTAATGGAACGCAATCAGTACAAGGAGCGACTGATGGAGCTGCAAGAGGCCGTACGGTGGACCGAGATGATCAG GGCATCCCGTGAGCACCCCTCTGTCCAGGAGAAGAAGAAGTCCACCATCTGGCAGTT CTTCAGCCGCCTCTTCAGCTCCTCCTCCAGCCCCCCGCCAGCCAAACGATCCTACCCCTCCATGAACATCCATTACAAGTCTCCCACCACAGCCGGCTTCAGCCAGCGCCGCAGCCACGTCATGTGCCAGATCCCTGGCAGCCGCCCCCTGGAGTTCTTCCCCGACGA TGACTGCACGTCCACGGCCAGGAGAGAGCAGAAGCGAGAGCAGTACCGCCAGGTGCGCGAACATGTGCGCAATGACGACGGCCGCCTGCAGGCCTGTGGCTGGAGCCTGCCCGCCAAGTACAAGCAG CTGAGTCCCAACGGAGGCCAGGAAGACACAAGGATGAAGAACGTGCCTGTCCCAGTGTACTGCCGCCCACTGGTGGAGAAAGACCCCACCATGAAG CTGTGGTGCGCTGCGGGCGTCAACTTGAGTGGGTGGAAGCCCGTTGAGGAGGATCCTGGGAGCGTGGTCAAGCCCATGCCAGGCCGAGACCCTCTGACCTGCGACCGGGAAGTGGAAGGAGAGCCTAAGAGTAACCACACGTCCCCTGAGAAGAAG GCAAAGGAGCCACCTGAAGCAGACGCCACCTCGAGCCGTGTGTGGGTGCTCACCAGCACCCTGACCACCAGCAAAGTGGTGATCGTGGATGCCAACCAGCCAGGCACAGTGGTAGACCAGTTCACCGTGTGCAATGCGCACGTGCTCTGTGTCTGCAGCATCCCTG CGGCCAGTGATGGCGACTACCCTCCTGGAGAGATCTTTCTGGATGGGGACATAAATCCTGAGGGGTCAAGCACTGATGGTGTGCTGGCTGGCATCACGCTGGTGGGCTGTGCCACTCGCTGCAACGCGCCCCACAGCAGCTGTTCATCCCGAGGGGGCACCCCAGTACTGGACAAAGGTGAGG GGGAGGTGGCTGCTGTTGCCAACGGGAAGGTTAACCCCTCTCAGTCCACGGAAGAGGCCACGGAGGCCACGGAGGTGCCAGACTCGGGACCAAATAAGCCAGAGGTGGCTGCGGTACGGCCGGGGCCCCTCACAGAGCACGTGTTCACAGACCCGGCCCCCAGTCCGACCCCCAGCACCCAGCCTGGCAG TGAAAGTGCACAAGAGGCAGAAGCAAGCGAGGGCCAGCCGGAGCCCAACACAGACCTCACTGGGGCCAGCAGCGCAGCGCCTACCATGTGGCTGGGCGCCCAGAATGGCTG GCTCTACGTGCACTCAGCTGTAGCCAACTGGAAGAAGTGTTTGCACTCCATCAAGCTCAAGGACTCGGTGCTGAGCCTGGT GCACGTGAAAGGGCGAGTGCTGGTGGCCCTGGCGGACGGCACTCTGGCCATCTTCCACCGGGGGGAAG ATGGCCAGTGGGACCTGAGCAACTACCACCTGCTGGACCTGGGCCACCCGCACCACTCCATCCGCTGCATGGCTGTGGTGCACGACCGTGTGTGGTGCGGCTACAAGAACAAGGTGCACGTCGTGCAGCCCAAGACTATGCAGATCGAG AAGTCCTTTGATGCACACCCACGGCGGGAGAGCCAGGTGCGGCAGCTGGCATGGATCGGAGATGGGGTGTGGGTGTCCATCCGGCTGGACTCAACCCTGCGGCTCTACCATGCTCATACACATCAGCACCTGCAGGACGTGGACATCGAGCCCTACGTCAGCAAGATGCTAG GCACGGGCAAGCTGGGCTTCTCCTTTGTGCGCATCACGGCCCTGCTCATCGCGGGCAACCGCCTCTGGGTTGGCACCGGCAATGGCGTGGTCATCTCTATCCCGCTAACTGAGA CTGTAGTTCTGCACCGAGGCCAGCTCTTGGGACTCCGAG CCAACAAGACCTCCCCCACCTCTGGAGAGGGCGCCCGACCCGGGGGCGTCATCCATGTGTATGGGGAAGACAGCAATGACAAGATGGCCAGCACCTTCATCCCCTACTGCTCTATGGCCCAGGCCCAGCTCTGCTTCCACGGACACCGCGATGCTGTCAAGTTCTTTGTCTCTGTCCCAG GAAACGTATTGGCCACCCTCAATGGCAGCGTGCTAGACAGCCCATCCGAAAACCCGGGGCCAGCTGCTGCTGAGGCTGAGGGCCAGAGAATGAAGAACGCCCTGGTGCTCAGCGGTGGGGAGGGCTATATCGACTTCCGCATCG GTGATGGGGAAGACGACGAGACGGAGGAGAGTGCAGGGGCTGTGGGCCAGGTGAAACACATGTTGTCCAAGGCCGAGCGCAGTCACGTCATTGTGTGGCAGGTCACCTACAGCCCCGAGTGA
- the NME3 gene encoding nucleoside diphosphate kinase 3 codes for MICLVLTLFANLFPAARGGVHESTFVAVKPDGVQRRLVGEVMRRFERKGFKLVALKLVQASEELLREHYAELRERPFYGRLVKYMGSGPVVAMVWQGLDVVRASRALIGATDPADSPPGTIRGDLCIEIGKNVIHGSDSVESARREIQLWFHSDELLCWDDSASHWLYE; via the exons ATGATCTGCCTGGTGCTCACGCTCTTCGCCAACCTCTTCCCCGCGG CCCGCGGCGGCGTGCACGAGAGCACCTTCGTGGCCGTGAAGCCCGACGGCGTGCAGCGGCGGCTGGTGGGCGAGGTGATGCGGCGCTTCGAGCGCAAAGGCTTCAAGCTGGTGGCGCTCAAGCTGGTGCAG GCCTCGGAGGAGCTGCTGCGCGAGCACTACGCGGAGCTGCGCGAGCGCCCCTTCTACGGCCGCCTGGTCAAGTACATGGGCTCCGGGCCCGTCGTGGCCATG gtgtGGCAGGGGCTGGACGTCGTTCGGGCCTCCCGGGCACTCATCGGGGCCACGGACCCTGCGGACTCGCCGCCGGGCACCATCCGGGGGGACCTCTGCATTGAGATCGGCAA GAATGTGATTCACGGCAGTGACTCGGTGGAGAGCGCCCGGCGGGAGATCCAGCTCTGGTTCCACAGCGATGAGCTGCTGTGCTGGGATGACAGTGCCAGCCACTGGCTGTACGAGTAG
- the MRPS34 gene encoding 28S ribosomal protein S34, mitochondrial, with protein sequence MARKKVRPRLIAELARRVRALREQRERPRDSQRYALDGETMTRPLSGRRLPARAWADVSRESRLLQLLSRLPRFGLGRLVTRKSWLWQHDEPCYWRLTRVRPDFSAQDLDHGQAWGVLTFKGETEPEPREIAQAMYHDWRLVPKHEEAAFVAAAAAPARPAGPRAVPYPPLLRAMILAERLRGGDPSPEEPALSLEGTRVAPWDYPERKERRQKAQGTPV encoded by the exons ATGGCGCGCAAGAAGGTGCGGCCGCGGCTCATCGCCGAGCTGGCCCGTCGCGTGCGGGCCCTGCGGGAGCAGCGCGAGCGGCCGCGCGACTCGCAGCGCTACGCCCTGGACGGCGAGACGATGACGCGGCCGCTGTCGGGGCGCCGCCTGCCCGCGCGGGCCTGGGCCGACGTGAGCCGCGAGAGCCGCCTGCTGCAGCTGCTCAGCCGCCTGCCGCGCTTCGGCCTGGGCCGCCTGGTCACGCGCAAGTCCTGGCTGTGGCAGCACGACGAGCCCTGCTACTGGCGCCTGACGCGCGTGCGCCCCGACTTCTCGGCGCAG GACTTGGACCACGGGCAGGCCTGGGGCGTCCTGACCTTCAAGG GAGAGACGGAGCCCGAGCCCCGCGAGATCGCGCAGGCCATGTACCACGACTGGCGGCTGGTGCCCAAGCACGAGGAGGCGGCCTTCGTGGCGGCCGCGGCCGCGCCCGCACGCCCCGCCGGGCCCCGCGCCGTGCCCTACCCGCCGCTGCTGCGGGCCATGATCCTGGCCGAGCGCCTCCGCGGCGGCGACCCCAGCCCGGAGGAGCCGGCGCTGAGCCTGGAGGGCACGCGCGTGGCTCCCTGGGACTACCCCGAGCGCAAGGAGCGCCGCCAGAAGGCGCAGGGCACCCCGGTCTGA
- the EME2 gene encoding probable crossover junction endonuclease EME2, whose amino-acid sequence MVRPSARDPPRAFGRRKWPVFRAKKASGRYGSACVPRKKRPGAAGSVRVIPEVGCAPRRKRPGALGGARAAELAGATAGAGRATGSRRGRGRGRAPTWEISDSDSDGATGARAAPRAQGPGEARRAAAETLRLLRPEQALRRLTVRVDPAVLEAAGAHLLLDALGALGCNCVVEPQRQARSLRWSRSRPEPCPQGVPPDVWAAEEQDMLLLLLEPEEFVRGVAQITQMYGHSCPMPWLCPESPDRPHLAVIGLDEHLWSCQPSRWETQQQQHPEVAASRLAVGWPEVEEALVLLQLWAGLDVLLVSSWQELAQYVCTLTKALAQRLYKQYRESQPFAFCTTGRWAVGERVARDGSGLLGAWRRQITQFNRVSGAVADAVVSAFPSPRLLQQAFAACSTEEERLQLLADLPVQVDKDTAEEGISTRRVGPDLARRIFLFFTTTQPNLLLDLGS is encoded by the exons ATGGTCCGGCCGTCCGCCCGGGACCCGCCGCGCGCGTTCGGCCGCCGGAAGTGGCCTGTGTTCCGCGCAAAAAAAGCGTCCGGGCGTTACGGAAGTGCCTGTGTCCCGCGCAAAAAGCGTCCGGGCGCCGCCGGAA GCGTCCGGGTGATCCCGGAAGTGGGCTGTGCCCCGCGCAGAAAGCGTCCGGGCGCTCTCGGAGGCGCAAGGGCTGCGGAGCTGGCCGGCGCCACGGCTGGAGCCGGAAGGGCGACGGGCTCGCGCCGAGGCCGGGGCCGGGGGCGTGCCCCGACCTGGGAGATCTCGGACTCGGACAGCGATGGTGCTACGGGCGCGAGGGCTGCCCCGAGAGCCCAGGGCCCCGGGGAGGCGCGCAGGGCGGCGGCGGAGACCTTACGGCTGCTGCGGCCGGAACAGGCCCTGCGGCGCCTGACCGTGCGCGTGGATCCCG CTGTTCTGGAGGCCGCCGGTGCCCACCTGCTGCTGGACGCCCTGGGCGCGCTGGGCTGCAACTGCGTCGTGGAGCCCCAGCGCCAGGCGCGCAGCCTTCGCTGGAGCCGCTCACGGCCCGAGCCGTGTCCCCAGGGC GTGCCCCCTGACGTTTGGGCAGCGGAGGAGCAGGACATGCTGCTCCTGCTGCTGGAGCCTGAGGAGTTCGTGAGGGGCGTGGCGCAGATCACCCAG ATGTATGGGCACAGCTGCCCCATGCCCTGGCTCTGCCCTGAAAGCCCTGATCGTCCCCACCTGGCTGTGATCGGGCTGGACGAGCACCTGTG GTCCTGCCAGCCCAGCCGGTGGGAGACGCAGCAGCAACAGCACCCAGAGGTGGCTGCTTCCAGGCTGGCAGTTGGCTGGCCCGAGGTGGAGGAG GCCCTTGTCCTCCTGCAGCTCTGGGCAGGCCTGGATGTGCTGCTGGTATCctcctggcaagagctggctcAGTACGTTTGTACCCTCACCAAAGCCCTGGCCCAGCGCCTTTACAA GCAGTACCGGGAGTCTCAGCCCTTTGCCTTCTGCACAACTGGGCGCTGGGCTGTGGGCGAGCGCGTAGCCAGAGATGGCTCAGGGCTACTTGGGGCCTGGCGGCGTCAGATCACACAGTTCAACCGTGTCAGCGGGGCTGTGGCCGATGCAGTGGTCAGTGCCTTTCCCTCACCCCGCCTCCTGCAGCAG GCGTTTGCGGCCTGCAGCACGGAGGAAGAGCGCCTGCAGCTCCTGGCTGACCTCCCCGTGCAAGTGGACAAGGACACAGCGGAAGAGGGCATATCGACCCGCAGGGTAGGGCCTGACTTGGCCCGTCGCATCTTCCTCTTCTTTACCACTACTCAGCCCAATCTCCTGCTAGACTTGGGGTCCTGA
- the SPSB3 gene encoding SPRY domain-containing SOCS box protein 3 translates to MARRPRSSRAWRFVLSAARRDADGRTAAAAAVAGTNWGCDSDGQHSDPDSEPECTALPPAIPSAVPVTGESFCGCEGQSQAAFCSGLHSAYRSKDCRCGEDDEHFDWVWDAGNKSSATRLSCDDRKVSFHVEYSCGTAAVRGTKELGEGQHFWEIKMTSPVYGTDMMVGIGTSAVDLDRYQHTFCSLLGRDADSWGLSYTGLLHHRGDKTSFSSRFGQGSIIGVHLDTWHGTLTFFKNRKCIGVAATKLQNRKFFPMVCSTAAKSSMKVIRACASTTSLQYLCCYRLRQLRPTSRDTLEGLPLPPGLKQLLHHKLGWVLSMSCGRHSPAATPPNTAGSGSPEPRHCQRKRCRRT, encoded by the exons ATGGCCAGGCGGCCCCGGAGCAGCAGGGCCTGGCGCTTCGTCCTGAGCGCGGCCCGCCGGGATGCGGATGGAAGGACAGCGGCGGCCGCGGCGGTTGCGGGGACCAACTGGGGCTGCGACTCTGACGGGCAG CACAGCGACCCTGACTCAGAACCGGAGTGCACAGCCCTGCCACCTGCCATCCCCAGTGCGGTGCCTGTGACAGGCGAATCTTTCTGTGGGTGCGAAGGCCAGAGCCAGGCTGCCTTCTGCAGTGGCCTGCACAGCGCCTACCGGAGCAAGGATTGTCGCTGCGGGGAAGACGATGAGC ATTTTGACTGGGTGTGGGATGCGGGGAACAAGTCCTCCGCCACACGGCTAAGCTGTGACGACCGCAAGGTGAGCTTCCACGTGGAATACAGCTGCGGGACGGCGGCCGTACGGGGCACCAAGGAGCTGGGTGAGGGCCAGCACTTCTGGGAGATCAAGATGACCTCGCCTGTGTATGGCACAGATATG ATGGTGGGCATCGGGACGTCGGCCGTAGATTTGGACCGCTACCAGCACACGTTCTGCAGCCTGCTAGGCAGAGATGCGGACAGCTGGGGCCTCTCCTATACAG GCCTCCTCCACCACAGGGGCGACAAGACCAGCTTCTCCTCGAGGTTCGGCCAGGGCTCCATCATCGGCGTGCACTTGGACACGTGGCATGGGACGCTGACTTTCTTCAAGAACAGGAAGTGCATTG GAGTGGCTGCCACCAAGCTGCAGAATCGGAAGTTCTTCCCCATGGTCTGTTCCACGGCGGCCAAGAGCAGCATGAAGGTTATCCGTGCCTGCGCCAGCACCACCTCACTGCAGTACCTGTGCTGCTACCGCCTGCGTCAGCTGCGGCCCACGTCCCGGGACACGCTGGAGGGCCTGCCCTTGCCCCCTGGCCTCAAGCAGCTGCTGCACCACAAGCTGGGCTGGGTGCTCAGCATGAGTTGCGGCCGCCACTCGCCCGCTGCCACGCCGCCTAACACAGCTGGCTCCGGCAGCCCTGAACCTAGGCACTGCCAGCGAAAGCGCTGTCGACGGACCTAA